Sequence from the Muntiacus reevesi chromosome 9, mMunRee1.1, whole genome shotgun sequence genome:
ACTCATTCATCCATTagtcaacaaatgtttactgagcaccttacaatgtgccaggcatAAGCCCGGCACCATACAAGACAGGCACAGTACCCACCCTCCTGATGCCTACATTCTAGTGAAGGAGACTGATATTAACAAGTCATACATTTCAATACAGTTATGCGCTGTGAAGAACTACAAGACACTATCTGCTTGTTCCCGTGCATCTTGTCAGATGCCTGCCACGCTCTCCTGTGCACAGGCTCTCCTCTCGCCCGGCCACGATACATAAAGATGACCCCGTCTCTCAATGCTCTGATCAAACCAACACCAGCGCAGActcccacactcccagtgcaggcagGTTCCAATCACGGCCGAATATCTGCAACTATGCAGGGTCTCCGCCGCGTGCACGGTTCAACACGGCAGGCCTCACACCAAAAGATGCTCCAGACAAGCGGGGGTGGAGCCGGGGAAAGGCCTCCATCCTCCCGGCCACGGGAGGGTGAGCAGCACAGGTGGCCCCACAGGGCGGTCGTCTCTGCACAGAGCCCGCCGCGCCGTCTTTCCCAGCGCTATCGAGGCCTGAAGTCTGTCGCGGACTCAGACACTGCGTACGGGTAGCAGGCTCTTCCCTCTGCGCCGCAGCTCCTCCGATCCGAAGCCCCTAAGTCACCCCCACGAAGACCCTTCCCTCCCGATCCTCTCCTACCCAGGCCTCAGCCCAGGATCCTCCAACCCGGACCGCCTCTCGGACCTCGACCGCTGGGCCCCAGCGCCGCCCACACCCTGgacgggggcttcccagggtctCTGCGACCCCTCAGTCCCAGCGGCCTCGGCCCGGGGGCGGAGTCACGTACCCAGGCGAAGAGCGCGGCCGCGGTAGGTACGGCCTCGGAGGCGCGCGGCTCTGACTCCATGCGGGCGCTCTCAGCCGGCGCTTCCGGGGGGGGCCGGCGCGGGGAGGGGCCCTCCCGGAgagagggcggggctgggggcgggcccTCTCCAGAGAGGGGACGGGGCGGGGCACTCCCTGGAAGCGGGGTGGGACCTGCCGCGGAGcgggcagggagggggcggggcggagtCCGCCGCGGGAGAGGCTTGCCGAGGGCGGGGCCGGCCTGGGGAGGGATTGGTGAAGAGTATGCGGCGCCCACGCCGGGGAGGGGTCTGCGGCTGGCAGTGGGCCGCGCCCTCTTGCAGCTGCTAACCTGGCCCCGGAGGGAGCGGGTCCGACGCTCCCGGAGCTGCCTGCCCATCACCCCACCCCGGCGCGCTACGAGCGTCTCCGCCCCCTGCCTCCTGTCTCGCCCGGCAGCTTCgcgtctccttccctcccctcgcACTCTATTTTTAGTAATAATTCTGTACGCTTGCACTACACTAAACTGTTCACAAAGCTAGCTCAGGTTAGAGACCCGTGACTGCCCAGAGTGGCTGACGGGACGGGGATTGCATCACCATTTTGATGGGGAAGAAATTGAGCCTGGGAAGCGGGGTGGAAAGGGTCCTGACTCTGTCTTGGGCCAAACTGGCTTCGGACCTGCTTTGGTGTGCAGTTTGCAAAATCGAAGTGTGCTTCCTAGTGGGCGAATGTAGTGTCTTACAGCGTTGCTCAACGCCCTCAGCTCCTGGCACCGAGCGGGAACTCACCCCCGAGATGTTGAACTAGGGAGGTTGGTTTTCAACTGATTCCTGCCTGCTGGGGAGGCCTTCTAACCCTCAGCACCCCCAACATAGCCCTGGCCCGGATTCTGATCATCAGGTAGTAACTTGAATAATAACTGAATGATTTTCACCCAACaaaaattttcatataaaacaGTTTTTATCAGACACACTTCCATACACTACCCGACaatttttctgaaggaaaatgTAGCAAAGAATATTATGAATATGAAGATAGTCATTTAGTCAGTAGTTCCACTTCTGCTCatttatcacaaggaaaaatattgGAACTATGCACaaactcttggactgcaagttaTTCATTATGGGGTTACATATAATAGTAAAGagctcgaaaaaaaaaaaaatagtaaagagcTTAGAATCTAAAGTCCTTAAAGTTCAAAAACAAATTGATTAAATTATATAGCCATGCACTTGAATACTGctgccattttttttaaaaatacatgttttgtaAAATAGTAACAGAAATATTCATGATGTATCATTAAAGCAAATTTTATATCAATTTCATGCCTCCACATGCTGGGTGTTGGATtacaggtgatttttattttcttttttgtactttttgtACATAACCCACACTCCAATTCACAAATTATCCTGTTGGTACAAATGGGGTCCCATTATAAAAATAGTCCATATTCAGTGGTTCTTGACCCCTCTACTGACACAAGCCTCCAGTACTCATCACCCTTTATGCCTGAGAGGCCCTTGCTAGTGTCTCCCTGAGCTCTTAGAGTACTTCCCACTCTTTCCCACTCCTTTGTGTTTCTGCCTTAAGACCACTTAAGGGCAACACCTCACGTTTACCTGTCCAGTCTTCGGCATCTTGAAAACATGGAGGACCACGCTAATAAAAATGCAAACCTTAGAGAGGCAAAGCAGCTCTTTGTTCTCAAGAGAACTTGATGTGCAAAAACTATACTGTTTGCTGATTGCTTTATAAGTTAAACGATTTAGTGaaggtctctcagtcatgtcccattctttgtgaccacatactgtccatggagttctccaggccagaatactggagtgggtagctgttcccttctccaggggatcttcccaacccagggatcaaacccaggtctccagcattgcaggcagattctttaccagctgagccaccagggaagcctgtttttaTAAGAGTGGCCTTTTATATGACCAGAatatcattccttttttaaaagttaaataattaatattttggaCTGTggtggatcttcattgctgcacacagcctttctctagttgtggtgggcgaGGGCTACTGTTCATTGCAgtgtgcaagcttctcattgcagtggcttttcttgttgcagagtatggaCTGTAGGCGCAAGGACTTCAGTAGTGGCAGCACAcggggctcagttgccccactgTAGGTGGTatcttccctgaccaaggatcaaacccttgtctcctgcattggcaggtggattcttaacactggaccaccagggaagtccctgaccatTCCTTTTAAGCATGTGTAATAGTATAAAATGAGACTCTCCTCATCTCCATTTGGCTAAGACTCTAAGGTAATACGTGCCAATTACTCCCACATTATAAAATGAGGTACAAAACCACCAAAGCAGAACTTGTGAAGGTGTCTAGAAACCTTCTCATACCCCGGAAGTCTATGAAAGAGGTTGAAGGCTGAGAGAGAATTCTGAGAGGATATGTGCAATAATTGTCAATGTACTATGAATCCTGCCTATTTTGTGTCTAAAGAAAGGCAAGCGTCAGGAGGGCCACTGAGAGAACTTGGCATGTATCCCTCCAGATTGGGACCAGGGAGGTTGCTgtctgggcttgcctggtggctcagctggtaaagaatccacctgcaatgcgggagacctgggtttgatccctgagttgggaagatcccctggagtagggaaaggctacccactccagtattctgacctggagaattccatggactgtatagttcagagggttgcaaaaagtcggacacagccAAGTGCCTTTCACTTCAGGTTGCTGTCCAATTCATGCTGAGAAATGTCCAATGGCTTCTGGCCGGATAACTGCTCTGATAGTGAGCAGAGACACTGATACTTTGGAGAGGTCTTTCATGTCCAGAGTTTTTTAAGACAAAGAATGTCTGAATATCTTCTATGTGAGTGTTAGCCATGCGAGAGCAAATTGGCCAGGGTATAGTGTTAGACCCAGCCCATGGGAATTTCTGGAGGGCTGAAGGGACACCCACAGGAGAGTTGCCTACTAGATTCATAGAGGCTGAGCGAGATGAATTCAACATCCCAGTCAGAGACATTAATATACCCGAATTAAGAGATTCCAAGAAATAAGAAGTGGGAAGCTCTTTCAAAACACCCACAGACAATGAGTCAACATTAAATACTTACCAAGTACAGAAAGTATATATACCAAGTCAATAGTATCAAACCAAAAAGAACTTCTTACTCCTTACCTCTCCTCCTCATCACCATCCCCAAACCCTGGTGGAGCCAGAGGCATTCTTGTGAGTAGGGAATGagccacaagaaaataaaaacacaaagcacatctcttcctttctcagttctagaggagaggaaaaactttaatcttaaaatttaatgttttgaaCTTTTTCACAACACTGggatttttaaatactgaaatgaGAGAAAGAGGTTAGAAGCTAAGGACTTAAAGTGACCAGAAAATTTAAGACAGGGACCTGAGATTTCATCCAAAGGGGCACATGAAGGAAAAACCTAGTCAGTTTTCACAGTGAGAGGATCTGGAAGAATACAGTTGTTACCCAGTTTCATCCCTTGAATGTACTTGCATCAGTACTTTAACTAACTTTTATTATTAAGTTATATCCCTTAATATAATTTCTTGAAAGCGTTGCAGTGAAGCTACTATCAATATTTGAACTATGTACATACCACTGACTTCCCATTAGCAACTTGGTTGAGTTTCAGTTCTTGAatgaagctcagttcagttcagtcactcagtcatgtccaactctttgcgaccccattgactgcagcatgccaggcttccctgtctgtcaccagctccccaagcttgctcaaactcatgtccatcgagtcagacataagtttgagcaatgAAGCTAGATACAAATTATTTGATGAATTATTGAATGAAGCTATATTTGAATTATTTGATGGTAACACTTTCAGGTGCCTTGTCTCCCCATAAGAGGAAAATATGAAGTTTTCTGAGTATATGGAATATATCTGTATACTATACAGGTTAGgaagttttttcttttggattatcTTATTTGATCCTCTCAATTTTACTGGTATAATAACTACTGTTGGAATCattattttataggtgagaaaactgaggctcgaagAAATTAAGTGATTTACTCCAAGGTCagatttctgcttttaatatagGCAGATTAGCTAGCTACAGATCAGTTCTCTCACCAAAAACAATTAGGAaagatgggaaaatattttttaaatttgttttaagtcATTGGAGGGCTATGAAAGCAGCCAGAACTTGGAGGGCCAGGATCTAAAAGCTGAGAGATTTCATTTGGCACTACTTTTCTGCTTGAAGCATTTGCTAATTAGCAAGCAGTGACTTGGAGGCTAAGAAGttgggctgaaaaaaaaaaagaaagagctggGCTGAAAGCAGCAGTTGAGAAGCTGAGAAAATGAACAGTACTTTTAGCAATTTTATGTGATCTGGGGAATAAGAGTAAAGCAGAGGAGAGCAGAAGTCCAGGATCCCCCAGGAGAAGCCCTGGTACATACTCAAAGCTCTCCTTTGAGAATCCCAAAGAGTCGCACCCTAAGAGTAGAGGTGACCTGGAAATAGACCAgtccttcttgcctggagaaccccagggatggaggagcctggtgggctgccatctatggggtcacacagtcagacacgactgatgtgacttagcagcagcagcagcagcagcaaagactgaAACATATCATCAAGTTGACTTAGTTCCTGCCTGGACTAAGATGAGCACCCCCTGCCATTATACACTGCCTGCTCAAGCAAAAGTTAATTCCTTCTGGAGGAAGATAAAATCATCCAGAAGCTATGAAGGCGTTCTGATAAGGAGATTAATgattctttgctgttgttcagtggctaagtcaggtctgactcttttgtgaccccaaggagtacagcatgccaggctcctcatggggttctcactggagtgagttgccatttccttcttcggggatcttcctgcaccagggatcaaacccgtgtcccctgcattggtaggctgattctttaccactgagtcacttgagAAGCCCCAATGATTCTTTACATATGgctaataagtttatttttacagAGTCCTCTCACAGTGTAATTCTTACAATAACCCAGGAAAGTACATCTAACccacttaacagatgagaaaCATGAAACCAAAACTTTATCAAGAATTCCAAAAAGTGGTTCCTAGGTTTTCCAGGTGTATTTGACTTCACTTATATCACATTttcataagttttttaaaaagaagaaggatGTTACAGATTTTTGAAACTAATAAAATTGCTAATATACATTTAAATCCATTTTTAACAAACATTTGACAAAAAATATATGCTTATTGAAAACATAAATTTTGTGTCCTTTTATTATCCAAATGACTAACAAACTTTCAAATCATAAATGTGTATCACATTGTAAAATAAAGACAAGACTGAAATAAGACCACAGTGTCTTTATACATTTCCTAGAGATTAATAAGTGAACCCCTTATGTGTTGCTCTAGTAAttccaggatttttttctttcagtttggaCACATTTTGGTGTGTCATTACAACTGTATAACTCCAAATGACAAAATAGGCAGATTAAGAAATGTAGGCATTCTGAAAGCCAGATTTTGACGTGTTCTTCAAAAAGTCAGGAAAATACCATCTATGTCTCTGAGTAATAACTCACTGATTAAGAATTATGAACCACACTTTTGGTTCAAATCTATTCTGATATTTGAGTAAGTATTAACATATTCCTTGAGGCtttgaagaaatatatttaaaatgcatgaaaCCTCTAAGACTCTAAGGATTCCTCATTTACCAAATATCACAAATTCAGAGGTTAGAAGATCTGAAatcaatcataaaaaaaaaatatttccattattctgaagATGTGAATTATAATTGTTGTGTCTTTAACATTTACTTTAGTGTGTTTTAATCATAGAGTGATTTGAAataccatcatttaaaaattcaataactaTGATTCTTTACCATAATCAAGGTTGTATGAAAATAACCAGACACAGTATGCATAATTTGCTGTTATTTGCTATCTATCATGGTTTGCTTCATAGATTTCCTTGCAACCAAATACTATAAGCTACCTAACCAGTATTTCAAATGGTTTCAGATTAACTGACTTAGATCTAGTACTATCAAAGGTATATTTAACAGTTGATCAGCTATTAAAATTTACAGGTAATGTAAAAATCTGAAGTAGCATAAATTACTCTTCCTAATTCTACTTCCTTGTataacataaaatgaaataaattttaagagttttaaaattatcCTTTGAGGCCTAAAAAGGATTAAAATACCTAGTGAtctgttgaaaaaaaaagttaaatggtATACAGTTTGACtattaatgtgaaaaaaattaaggacCCAATTTTTAAAGTAGCTGATTAAGAACAGAAAATTGGCTGAAAATATGAccctggcttccctagtggctcagacagtaaagaatctgcctgcaatgcaggagactcaggttcgatcctgggctcgggaagatcccctggagaagggaatggctatccactgcagtatttttgcctggagaatcccacggacagagaagtctggtggtctacagtccatggcgtcacagagtcaaacatgactgagtgactaacagtttcagttTCATTCACCATTACTAAAAATGAGATCAGTGGGAGAGGAAACTGATGGAGCACAATACTCAGGTGATTCTGAGTTCCTCTTTGGACCTGTAGAGTTTAAAATTCTTGGCAGGGCTGCCATTTTGCACAACCCCATTTCATTCTATGTAAATAGTGTGACAAGAAGTTACACAACATTGGCCTAATTTATGGGGCATTAGATGGGAGCATCTAGTAGGCAGTTGGATTTAAAAGGCAAAAACTCAAAACAGGTGTTAAGAGTTAGAATTGCAAATATGGGAGACGTATGGAATAAGAATTGAAGTTATGGACACGGATGACATCTCCATGaacagaaagcagagagaaaagagggcCAAAAGCAGAAACTTGAGGAAAGTCTTCTTTTATCGGGTAGGGGGAGAAAAGGagcaaactgaagaaataaaagcctGTCCTGTGGACTCCAGAGTCACCCGTTAATACCAGGCCTGCTCCTTGTACTACACCGCTGACACCACATAGAAGCCAGTGCTAGCTACCGTCACTGTTTCAGTGTCAGGCTTAAATGCCCTTCCTGACATTTCTTACACCATCTTCTTCTCCATTTCCCCACCCTATGCCCTCAGGCCTGGCCTTCCTATTTATGGTCTCCCCTTATACCTTGGAGATACAGTGCTTGGTATGTCtctcctctgcctcagttttaaCTCTCCCTCTATCAACACTGTCTCGTGCTAACCTGAGGACATTCTCTGGGGCTGCATGTCTGAGTTCAGGTCCTTGCAAGTGGCATTCCCACTAAGTTCCCTTTGGCCTCCTCAGTAAGGCAGATCGTGTAAAACACACACAGCGCCTAGAAAgaaaagaccatccccaaggaggATGGTCACTCAGCAGGGGCTCCCTAGTGCCTACAAAATAAAGTCACATATTCTTAACGATTATGTCCCAATCAGCCTTTCTAGATTTAGATACTCCTATTTCCCTAAAAGACATTACACTTAAAATTAGACTATCTGCTCTTTATTAGGCATATTTCATATGCAAAGTCCTCTCTGCTTTTGCTCAGGCTAGCAGTGGAGAGTTGGTTTCCTATTAAATTGAGGCATGTGAATGCGACCAAGCTTGGCCCAAATTTGATGATTAGTAAGATACTGTAGAAATAAGAGGATCTTAGATAACAATATGGATTAGCTCCATAATAACCATCAAGGTATCTTAAGTGATCATCATTTTACTCAAGAAGAActggggaaaataaaatcaagCTAAGAACAGATCTATCCATTGGGTCAAGCAAATTCTCTATAAAAACTGGGATGGTCAGTGAATTGtatagtatgtaaattatacttccaAAAGctgttaccaaaagaaaaaaataagtagtgGCTAAAATATCTAGATGCGTGCTCGGGGTATCTGGGTACACGTTTTCAAAGAGTAATGGTCCCTTAAAGAATGGGAGTAGAGCGTGTTGTTTGGCTGCTGTCCTTCCACAATCAGGTCTTCAAGCAAAGCCACAGTTGGCCCACAGGTCTCCGAATTGGTGCTCAGATGCTTTTGGGATTAGGACCGGTAACTGTCAGATGCTCAGCTGCCTGCTGACCTTAGCAAGGGCATCACTGACAACATCAAGTTCATGCTGAAGCTCGTTCATGGCACTGGTTATACTCCTGGTATCTTTCAAGATCTGAATACTCCGTGTATAAGGATTATACTTCACTCCAAATGGACGCTTGATTGTTTTGGTAAATTCTctatataagaaaacaaataaaaggcaaTCAGTTTCTAGGGGGAAAATGATGAAAACGGAATACTGTCCATTAGTCTAACGTTGAACATATCTAAACCCTATGTATACTTCAAGTCCTTTTTCAAATGCCATTAAGCTTTCCCTTTCCCCTGGCTGGAATGAATTGCTCCTGGATAAAATGCAGAACAATGTTTCATCTGTATCTCTTTGAGGCTTCCAATTTGTTACATAGTAATTtgcatacattttattttccctatTAGATTATAAATTCTCTGATAGGAAGGAATGGGAAGTAACCAATTTCTCAGTGTATCTGATTCATATTTGCAACCCTGAACATCACTGTAAACAACACATCCTAAATATTTACTGTGGAAGGGAGATATGTTCCAGGCAGAAGGCTTAGAGGACTTCTAATTATTAGCTGCTTACTTCTGTGACTTGTTACATTACTGGACCTATCTAAGGCAGAGGAAAATTAAGGCATGAGGAAGATATACTTTACCTCATCTTCTCCTTTGCATCTTCAAAGCTTTCAGATACAAAGTAGACATCCTGAAAAGTTGTGATGAGACACTCCTGTTTGCATGTAATCTTGGGGTCAAAGGGCTTTACTTTGGCGTGTCCGGAAAGAGCGTGCTAGAGGACAAAGAGTTTGTGAATCAAAGAATACTATCCATTTTCATAGATCACCTTCTTCACACAACTGCCAGAATCAGCACACCTCTGAATGTATTACTAACGCAGTGGTCCCAGTCTACAATTCCAAACTTATTTCCTATACATCTCTATTTAATCCACAATAtactaaagcaaaataaatgaattgcTATTCCCTATAAATGCCCCACTCTTTATAAAACTCTTCTCCATGTAGGATGAACCCAaggatctttatttatttactgttaatATGGCATCTGCTTTCTACTCAACAGTAGTTATTTCTGTACGTGACTTGTACCCTCCTGCAGGTAGTGGGCTCTTTGAGAGCAGGACTGTACCTTGGACAATACTGAATATACACTCACCACCTAACAAACAGAGGTTCATTCCTTTATTGGATACCTAATAAATCTCATTGAAGAATTCCCTAGAAAGTACTGAAGTTATTCTTAGCACACCAGAGAGGAAACAGCAAGACTTTGTTAagcaaaagctttaaaatatttttttatttagaagatacaTCTAATTCTGAATAGGCATCTATATTCAGAAAacttaggaaagagaaaaatacctcTTAGGTAATGCTTACTGCCACCCcaagtattttccacagtaagCTCTTGTTCAAATCCAGAAACTATTTCAGGTGGTATCAATTACATTAAGTGAACATGGTCACGTGCAAATATTTACAACTCTTACTTTGAGTTCACTGATGGAAGAGAGTAAGCCGGCACCAAAGACTCTTAGCTGCCCCTCTTGTTTGCACAGACCGAACTCCACAGTGAAGAAGTAGCACTGCAAAAGGACATCGGTGTTACTTTCACATAGTCATCATGAAAGgctcaatttaaaacaaattacgACTCTTAGTCACTGACCTAAATTACCCTGGAATAAAATCCAAGACCCTCAGACTAGCTCACAAGTATTTCTACAGTCTGGCCTTGACCAAGTCAGACTTCTCAAACTTTTGTTCCCGGAattcttaaatactttttaaaaataactgagggCCCTAAGGACCATCTGTTTATGTGGGATATAGCTAGCTATATTTACCATATTCAAATGTAAACTGAgacaaaatttaaatattgactaattaattttaaaatacaataaaccATTTtatgggcatcccaggtggctctgcagtaaggaatctgccagcaatgcaggagacccaggttcagcccctgggtcaggaagatcccctggagaagggaatggctacccactccagtattcttgccaggagaatttcatggacagaggagcctagcaggcaaAAGTTCAAGAGgtgacaaagagtaggacatgactgggtgactaacacattAAGTTCCTTGAAGGTGGGAATTAGACTTTACTCATCTTTCTATATCCAGCATGATGTCTTATAAAgtgctaaaaaatatttttagcatcaTTTTAGAGAACCTAtcatttttactgaaaaaaaaggtATATAAACTATTAACGTTGCTGTATTCTAGTGTTCTTTGTTTCTCTgccctttttttttaagctcatgtcttctttgaagtgaagtgaagtcgctcagtcatgtctgactctttgcgaccctgtggactgtagcctaccacatcttctttggaTAAACCTTAAATGTCTTCctttaatgttatttaaattaattaaattaagtaTGAGCAGAGACAAATTTTCTAATGCTCATCTGGAATATGTACTTTTAAACTACACAAATACCCACATCCCACCCCAGTTAAGAATTAATGATCTTAATTGATTTCCAGATTTATACCGTTGCCAGTTTTTGAACAGCCTCTTCTGAAGCTCCGAGAGAAGCCAGGCCAATTTCTTGGGAGAATTGAGCAAAACTAGGTTCAGCCAAAAGGGGGACATGACCTAAGAGTTCATGGCAGGTATCTCTGAAAAAGAGGTACAAGTTGTCACACTATGACGTTTAACATAAATGCATGATCAACCATTTAATCAAATAAAAACCTGATCTTACTTTTATTCAAACTGATCATGTGGTATTACTTTGGAAATGGACCACAAAGGACATTATTATagtaaagaaattattttggttCAAAACCTTGGGCAttcacaaacacatatacacaaattcACGCAAATACCCAGAGACATCCACATGtcgccccacctccacccccaagtcaggtctctgttcaaatgtcaccttctcagagagTTCTTCTCTGATCATCCTTTTCAAAATagaaacacacaccacacacacacacccctctgtcccttttccctactttatttttctccatagaatTTATAACCACCTGATactctattttattcatatttacttgtttgtttattgtCTATATCTCCCATTGGAATATACGCCCTATAAAGGCAggaaactttgaatttttttcagtcttaCATCCCCTATGCTTAGAACAGTACTTGGTACCTAACAGGTTGTCAATTACTACTGGTAATAATATTGGCTAACATGTATAGTGCATAGAACATGTATTACAGGCCAGGCACCATTCAAAATGCTTTACATGCGCTAATTCACTTgatcttcatgaaaaaaaaaaaaaactcatgaggTAAGTACCATATTGATGGATGGATGCTGCAATAGGAGTACTTACGGTTCTGGAGTGTAGAGAGGATCTGAACTGTGTCTCACATACTGTGTGCAGTGAAAAACACGAAAGGCTAAACCTGATAAGAAATCCCTTGGTGATAAGTAACCAGCCACAGGACGGATGGAAAAACCTGTGCGCTCtgcaaagcaaaggagaaaaatgttCACCAGAATAGACTAGTCACTGCAACATTTTAATTCTGCCAGTGGCACCAAGTTGACACTTTGAGGGAGAACATGAAATTAAAACGTGTCATACAAGTCATAATTATTAAGCACTTACGGTGGCCAGACAATGAATTATGAATTTTTACACATGACATCTCCTTTCATGTTTATGAATTAAAGTTCAGTCTCTTCATTGTGCCAACTATAAAACTATGGCTCAAAGACTCAATAatgtgc
This genomic interval carries:
- the TPH1 gene encoding tryptophan 5-hydroxylase 1, which codes for MIEDNKENKDHSFERGRATLIFSLKNEVGGLIKALKIFQEKHVNLLHIESRKSKRRSSEFEIFVDCDISREQLNDIFHLLKSHSNILSVNLPDNFTAKEDGMETVPWFPKKISDLDHCANRVLMYGSELDADHPGFKDNVYRKRRKYFADLAMNYKHGDPIPRVEFTEEEIKTWGTVFRELNKLYPTHACREYLKNLPLLSKYCGYREDNIPQLEDVSNFLKERTGFSIRPVAGYLSPRDFLSGLAFRVFHCTQYVRHSSDPLYTPEPDTCHELLGHVPLLAEPSFAQFSQEIGLASLGASEEAVQKLATCYFFTVEFGLCKQEGQLRVFGAGLLSSISELKHALSGHAKVKPFDPKITCKQECLITTFQDVYFVSESFEDAKEKMREFTKTIKRPFGVKYNPYTRSIQILKDTRSITSAMNELQHELDVVSDALAKVSRQLSI